The Fodinibius saliphilus genomic interval TCGGTTAAGGGCTTTTCTAAAACGGTATAAGCCCTAAAAAGCATCAAATTGTACTAAAAAAGGAGGAGATATATTTATGCCATATCAAACTAACTAGCAAAGTCGGGGTATTATATGGGTATTTTATGGTGATGTTACGGCAGCAGAAATTTCCGAGGCAAATAATGAATTCTATACCGACGAGCGTAGTGACAGAACCAATTATCAAATCATTGATGCCAGAGAAGTAGACAGTGTAGAGTGGGCTGAAAACAATATCAAAGAAACAGCCGCATACGATATTGGTGCCAGCTATGTAATTGAGGATCTAAAGGTTGCATACGTGGCTACTGACAAACCGATAATTTCAAAACTTGAAAGATATATTGAAATTTCGCGTAATCTTAACTCTAGTTGGCAGTTCAAAGGGTTCAAAAAAATTGATAGCGCACTAAAATGGGTTACCCCCTAATCGAATAGAGGATATTTCACTATGATTTAACTGTTTTTGTAAATATTTCCATGCGTTTTTGCCTGCATAGTACTATTCTTCTTTTTTAAATACATTTTTGCTGCTTCAAAGACTATCTGATCTCAAGATCTCTGCAATCACCACGTATTGTAATTATTGGTGATCAGAAAATTCATCTATAACCTCACTAACGAAACTTTTCTGCAATATTTATAAAGAAAGGAGATACTGTTATAACAACTGCATAAACGGGTAGTGTTTTAGGCAATCTATTCTATTTATTCTTTTCAAAATTATGCTCTCTTGTATCTAGTGGAAGATTTATCCATTTTTTTGTGCAGACAATATATTCTGCAAGTACAAATGACTTGCCTTGCCTAACAACAAGGCACTAAAGCAGAGAGCTTTTTTTAACGCCTTTAAGGCACAATAGAGAGTATATATTATGGGTTGGACAAAAAAATCAGATGTAGCTCAGTATAAAAAAGCCAATTGGAAAAACTTTATTAAAAAAGAGCCTGATTGCCCACCTCCAAAAGCAAAACGAATAGCACTACAAAACCCAGAGATATCATTTTTTTTCTATTGCAGAGATAACCTGATTCTTGAAGGCCCTGTGTATGAAAATCATGGTCCTTTCAACAAGGGAGATGCTATTTTCTTTAGCGGTGAACCGTGGTATGGCGATGCTCCACAATGTGACAGCTACCAAAAAGAGGGAATGTCTATCGCTTACGTTTCGCCAAATAGTTCCGAGCAGTTTCTCGAATCGGCATGCTACCTTCTCGATAATGGCAGCCCTGCCATAGATGTAGTGTGTATTTTTGCGGGTAACTTAGTCCTTAATAAACGCCCCTACCTAAAAGCACATAACGACCCTAGCGCCAAGAACCCCTTTAACGCCAATATAATGGAAATTCTTTCGAATGGATCTGTTCAAAAGCTTCAGAAGAAAGGAATTACGGTACTACTCACTATTCTGGGAGGCCATCACAAAGGCGGCTGGTCAAACTTTAAAACAGAATCAGCAGCAGCAGATTTTGCCACATATCTTAAAACAGAAGTCGTCGACAAGTATGGGCTCGACGGTATTGATATCGACGATGAATACAGTAATCCTAACCTGCGAATCCCTAATTCATTGGTGACTGTTACCACTAAGATGAAAGAATTGATGCCTGATAAAATTATTTCAAAAGCGTTATTTCGGGATACCGAATACTTTAAGCCTAAATATAAGGGTAAGACGCTGGCTGATACCCTTACCTACGGCTGGGAGATGAGCTATGGAATAAGCCCTGAATATCGATTACCTAAATATGTGAAGTTGGGAATGGTCAAACACAAGTTGTCTTTAGGCTTTGTTGCCAATCGCCCCTCCAGAAACCCTGTACAGGATGTTAAATGGCTAAAGAAAAATGGATATGAAGGAATTATGATTTACAATTTTTTCAATCCTCAGAACACCAAATTAATGGGTAAACTGGTAAATACTTTATACGGTCCGGGCAATTGGAATAAAGAGCCAGAAGGCAGCTCATTAAAAGAAAAGGTCCACCAAAATCAGAAATAACACTACGTTTTTTCATGAAACAATTTGTGGAGACCAGAAACCACATCAAAAAAACGGGGCGCAACTGAAAAGCCAAACGAGTAGGAAAAAATTATATTCATCATGTTACAAACAGTTAATACAAAAAGTAAACAAACGATAGATTTTACTGTTCCGAATCCTTCGAAAACAACTAACTATTCCCTGCCTCTTTACCAGGGATGTGATTACAATAGTCAATATGATTGCTGGTCTATTAATTATGTAAACGGATTTTTTAAGTTTAACCTTGAACTGCCCAAAAAACAGGGCGTTAACCTAATATTTCAACTCTGTAGTGCCACCGTTCATGGGAAATCTAACTGCCCGATAGATATAACCGTAAACGGGGAACTGCTTGTTAGCAGTTTTGACCCACATATTGACCACTTTTATGATATGGTGTGGTCGGTACCTGCGGATATGTTAAAAGCCGGCGATAATGAGATCGTCATGAAACTGGTAGGTGGTCACACCAAAGTGTTTATGAAGTATGCTATTGTGGATATCTATGATACTCCCACCGGCAAAAACAATTGGCTGGCCGGTATCTCTGACTCCAAATCCATAGCAGAAATCAACCTACCGGGCACTCATGATTCGGCCGCAATAAATACGACTGTCCATACACCATATGCCTGCCACAATATGTCTATAACAGATCAGCTGAACGGCGGAATTCGTGTGTTGGATGTAAGACTGAAAGTCAACAAGAAGGACGGGAAATATAAATTCATAACCTGTCACGGGGATATAGGAAGCAGTACCGGGGTCAATGAATACCAATCTTTTCCTACCCTGCTTGATGAATGCAAAAACTTCTTAAACAATAATGGAAGTGAGACGGTTATCATGTCACTAAAAATCGATGACTGGGCTGGCCACGATGGAGATCAAAGTAATGTTTTAAAAGCTCTGGAGAAATTACTTTCATCGTATCCAACAGCGACCTCTAAAATATTGCCCCAATTGGGCGATATAAGGGGCAAGATCTTTTTATACAATCGTATAAATGATCAGCTTCGGTTCGGAGCCCCTGTTCGTTGGCCCGATGCCACCAGTGGAGCTTATGCTAAAAGCTATTCAAACAGATCTTATAAGGTATATGTACAGGATAAATACAAGGGATTACCAATTTTTGGGGCCGAAAGCACCAAATTAAATTTGGTAACAGAAGCATTTGCAAAGAAAAAGAAAGGTGAAGTAGTATTGAACTTTGCCAGTGCCACATGGTATGGAGTTATTGGCGTTTACATTATGGGGGACTTGCTTAATTACTTTGGAAAACATACTGCAGCGAATAGGCCGAAAACTTTCGGTTGGACAATGCTCGATTATGCCTTCGAAAAATACGTTACCAATACCTATGGACGTATGGATATTGTCAGTCTTATTATTTCTTCAAACTCAAACTATTCGGGCTATGAAGACAAGTTTGAAGTAACAGTTCATGATGAATTATAAATAACCTCAACCTTTGATAACCGGATCTGTAATGCCTCCAAAATATTGCTACTTCAACTCCACTAGAAAGTAGCTAGCTCCCATGGTTGTGCATTACAGATCTTCTTTTATGTAATATGCCATTGATGAAATCATTCCCTCCTACCCGATTCCTCAATAGTGCCTACATCTCACCTAGATTAAGATACACCATAATACCATTCAATCAAGATACTTACGATATATCGTTTCTTTTGGTGTCCAGTTTAGTTGTGGCTAACCTCCGTTCGGTACAGAACTTCTTCCTAAAGATACGTAGTTTAGATCGTTAAATATCAATACCCTCCTACTTTTTTCATTTCCCCCTTGATCATGGTATGGGAGATAGAGCGCATATTAGAAATGTCGACTGCTGGATCTTCTTCCAAGATAATGAGATTTGCTAACTTGTCTTGCTCCAGGGTGCCAAAATCATCCAGCCGCTCCATAGCCATGGCTCCATTCTTTGTTGCCATCACAATGAGGTCATGCGGCGGTATACCCGCTTCCTGCATCCATTCCATTTCCTCATAGATAGAGATGCCATGCAGCGTCCCCGGATTACCGGCATCGGTACCCACCACTATAGGAATACCGGCCTGATAGACCTTCTTCAGGTTTTTCATGTTGGTGCTACTCACCCGGTCTGAATCGGGATCAAAGGATTTTAAACGCTCCTTAAAACCCTTAGTAAATGTTGGATGATCGCTGAATTGTGACGCAGTAGCCAACAGCTTATTCGTTTTAGGATCTATACAACCATTGGGATCTTCAACTGTCAAAGGAGCAATTCCTGCCGCTGCACGATAAGCCAGCATATATCCCGATCCTACAATAAGAGTTGGATTATATAGGGTACCCTCCCTTTTAGCCAAATCAATAAATTCTTGATCTATCTCTCGATCTTGTACACTGTGCACCAGCAGTTTAGTACCATTTTGCAGTGCGGCTTTGGCCTGCTTCAATGTAGTGGCATGGGCAATCATCTTATTTCCCTGCTTTTCAATCTCCTGTGCCGCCGCTTCCACGCGCTCCATATAATCTTCGTTATCGGCATCCAATTGCCAGAATTTGATGCCTGTAGCTCCCAGTGCCGAAAGATACTGCACCGTTTGAATACCAGACTCTTTAGAATTTAAAGGAACCAATACTTTATCGGAAGGCAAATCAAAAGGAGCTCCGGAAACCGGAGTTATAAGCGGGCCTGCAGCAGCCACATGAGGCGCCTGTGGATTCTTCTCGGCGCTTATTTGCATAGGCACTGACCAACTCATCCCGCCCACATCATATACCCCGGTAATGCCAGAACAAACATAGGCATCGTAATATCTTTGGGGATGTTGTTGCTGGTAGGCTATCACTTCGCCCATTGGATAGGTATCGCGCAGGTCCATGGCATCGGGACGGCTGTCAAAAAAACCAGTCTGAAAAAAATGAACGTGGGCATCAATAAGTCCCGGCGTAATATATTTACCGCTTATATCTTTGACGGTAGCATCCTGTGGAGGATTGCAATCTTCATCACTTCCCACACAATCAATCTGGTCATTCTTAATAACAATTATACTATTTTCAACGGCATTACTCCCTGTTCCATTATACAGGGTAGCACCTTTGAGAACAAGGATATTGTTTTTTTCTTTAACCGACGTACAACCAATGGTCCACACCATTCCAAACAATACCGCTATTAACAGTATTCTACTTTCCTCTTTCAAAATGAAATTCATAATCCCTCCCTATTAAATTTACAAGACTTTTTAATCTACACTCACTTTATTTTTTCTAAATATTGCCTGATGCGGTGGGCGTTAACACCGATATCTCCTCGCCCAATGCGCGATACAGAACGAACGTCGATTTTACTTTTCCCTGCCGTTTCAGCGGTATCGACACGTATTACCACATCATCTTTAAAGCCGAACCAAGCCAGTTTATCCACCGCCTCTATCAGGCCGGTTTCTTTATCTGCGGTCACGATCTTTTCCCAAGGCATCTGGCGGGCAGCCTCAAGAGCACGATCAAAGGCTTCGGAGTAACTAACCTCCAGGTAGAGTGTTTCCAGTTCGGGGTAAGCATTACGCTGCGTTTGGGCTTTTTCTTGGTCTCCATAGGTAGTATCATTAGGGGCATC includes:
- a CDS encoding EndoS/ChiA family endoglycosidase translates to MGWTKKSDVAQYKKANWKNFIKKEPDCPPPKAKRIALQNPEISFFFYCRDNLILEGPVYENHGPFNKGDAIFFSGEPWYGDAPQCDSYQKEGMSIAYVSPNSSEQFLESACYLLDNGSPAIDVVCIFAGNLVLNKRPYLKAHNDPSAKNPFNANIMEILSNGSVQKLQKKGITVLLTILGGHHKGGWSNFKTESAAADFATYLKTEVVDKYGLDGIDIDDEYSNPNLRIPNSLVTVTTKMKELMPDKIISKALFRDTEYFKPKYKGKTLADTLTYGWEMSYGISPEYRLPKYVKLGMVKHKLSLGFVANRPSRNPVQDVKWLKKNGYEGIMIYNFFNPQNTKLMGKLVNTLYGPGNWNKEPEGSSLKEKVHQNQK
- a CDS encoding phosphatidylinositol-specific phospholipase C domain-containing protein; translation: MLQTVNTKSKQTIDFTVPNPSKTTNYSLPLYQGCDYNSQYDCWSINYVNGFFKFNLELPKKQGVNLIFQLCSATVHGKSNCPIDITVNGELLVSSFDPHIDHFYDMVWSVPADMLKAGDNEIVMKLVGGHTKVFMKYAIVDIYDTPTGKNNWLAGISDSKSIAEINLPGTHDSAAINTTVHTPYACHNMSITDQLNGGIRVLDVRLKVNKKDGKYKFITCHGDIGSSTGVNEYQSFPTLLDECKNFLNNNGSETVIMSLKIDDWAGHDGDQSNVLKALEKLLSSYPTATSKILPQLGDIRGKIFLYNRINDQLRFGAPVRWPDATSGAYAKSYSNRSYKVYVQDKYKGLPIFGAESTKLNLVTEAFAKKKKGEVVLNFASATWYGVIGVYIMGDLLNYFGKHTAANRPKTFGWTMLDYAFEKYVTNTYGRMDIVSLIISSNSNYSGYEDKFEVTVHDEL
- a CDS encoding amidohydrolase family protein, yielding MNFILKEESRILLIAVLFGMVWTIGCTSVKEKNNILVLKGATLYNGTGSNAVENSIIVIKNDQIDCVGSDEDCNPPQDATVKDISGKYITPGLIDAHVHFFQTGFFDSRPDAMDLRDTYPMGEVIAYQQQHPQRYYDAYVCSGITGVYDVGGMSWSVPMQISAEKNPQAPHVAAAGPLITPVSGAPFDLPSDKVLVPLNSKESGIQTVQYLSALGATGIKFWQLDADNEDYMERVEAAAQEIEKQGNKMIAHATTLKQAKAALQNGTKLLVHSVQDREIDQEFIDLAKREGTLYNPTLIVGSGYMLAYRAAAGIAPLTVEDPNGCIDPKTNKLLATASQFSDHPTFTKGFKERLKSFDPDSDRVSSTNMKNLKKVYQAGIPIVVGTDAGNPGTLHGISIYEEMEWMQEAGIPPHDLIVMATKNGAMAMERLDDFGTLEQDKLANLIILEEDPAVDISNMRSISHTMIKGEMKKVGGY